The genome window TTGACCTTGTGCAAATATAACAATAGCAAACCTTCAAAAAAGGGAATAACAGAAATAAAAGAAGATAAATGTATTAGAACTTAGATCTAGTTTTTCTCTTGTACATGAATTTGTAATTCACGTTAAAGGTTAAAAACATATAAGAGTCTTTATTTTTAGGGTCTCCTCTTTGCTCCCCGGCTAAAGTAGAGCTCCAAAGTTCAGGAACTCCTTTATTTGGATCTGCCAAGTATGCTGCCGGAGCACCTTTTGCGGCCAAAATAGCGGCATTGTCATAGTAAACAGTACTTACATCATCAATATAGTCTGTAAAAGTCTTTCGCAAACCAAATTCAACTCCCCAACTCCATCTCCTATCTATTTTGTATTTCATACCAAGACCAACAGGAATAGCCAATGCAAATCGACTGTATTTTTTGGTTCCATTTAAGCCTTGCCCTTCTGTTCCAAGAGGTTGCAATGCAACCCATGAGTTTTGGTATTTACCTTTTGGATTGAAATAGAAACCATGGATACCTGTAAAACCATACGCCTGAATGTTTTTCTTTTTTCGGCCTTTTACATTTCTTATACGATAAATACTAGCCGTATTTTCTTTTGTGAAATAGCCTTCTATATGCCCTCCAAGCTCAATGATAGAAGAACGGAAAGTAATATTTCTATTATTTCGGAACATTTCTTCTGTCCAGCTGTCTCTTCCTGTAACTTGAGCAACATTTAGTGTTACTTTAAAACCATAATAAGGGCTTGTTTTATAGCGTAATCCAATACCGGCAACGGGTCTAATAGCTCGCCACTCTAAATCACGAGCAAAATTGGTTCCAACTCGATTCGCTCCACCAACTTCACCTAGAAAATTTGTCATCCCTAAACTGTATATAATCTCGTATTTATAACGTACACGCCTTCTTTGGCTATATACATCCAACATTATTAATGAAAGTAGGGTAAAAAGTATAAGTTTTCTCATCGGTGTATTCATAGTAATCTTCACAAAAATAGAAAAATATCTGAATTACAATCAACTAATCCTCATTTTTTTATAAAAGAATCGTTTTTTTTCTACACATTTAATTAACAAGTTGCTATTGGTCATAATCAACTATCAATTCGGCAGATGTTGGGTGTGCTTGACATGTTAAAATAAATCCTTCGGCAACTTCATCGTCTGTAAGAGCGTAATTATTATCCATTACTGCAGTTCCAGAGATTATTTTTGCCCTACATGTGCAACACACGGCACCTTTGCAAGAAAATGGGGCATCCACATCATTATCAATAGCTGCATCTAAAATCGATTTTCCTCCGGTAGCTAAGTCAAACTTAGTTTCTGAGCCATCATACACAACTGTAACCTTGCTAATAAGCGCTGAATTGGTTGTTGCAGCCTTCTTTTCTGTTGGTTGAAGAGATGCTGTAAAGTATTCAATGTGTATTCGACTATCGTTTATTTTTAATTCTTTAAGTACCTGCTTTACATTATCCATCATGGGTGTAGGACCACAAACAAAAAATTCATTGTCTAAATTTAATCCGACATGATTTTCTAGTATAGAACGCACTTTAATCGGCATTAGAATGCCTGTATATAATTCAGGGTAAGCTCCGGAGGGTTTTTCCAATACATGAACAACTCTAACTCTAGCCGAATTACTTTTTTCAATTGACTCAAGCTCGTTTTTGAAAATAACAGATTGTTCGTCTCTATTTCCATAAACCAACATTAGTGTACTGTTTGGCTCTTTTACCAAAACGGTTTTAATGATAGATAGCATGGGGGTAATACCACTTCCACCTGCAAAAAGCACGTAATTTTTTTTGTTCGATTCGTTAAGTTCGGTATAGAAACCTCCCATAGGAGTCATTACCTCTATCTCATCGCCTTCTTTTAGTTTTTCATTTAGATAGTTAGAGGCAAGTCCATCTTTTACTTTTTTGACAGCAACTCGCAACTCGGTTTCTGCAATCGGGCTAGAACAAATCGAATAAGAGCGTCTTATTTCTTGATTATTTACAGTTAATTTAAGTGTTAAGTATTGTCCTTGAATAAACGAATAATCGGATTTTAGATGAGCCGGAACATCAAATGCTACGGAAACACAATCATTCGTTTCTTGGCGGATATTAGTTACTTTAAGTTTATGGAATTTAGACATAATCAACTGTACTAATGAATTACTATTGTATTTTACTGATGCGAATATAAGTATTAAATTAAAG of Bacteroidota bacterium contains these proteins:
- a CDS encoding 2Fe-2S iron-sulfur cluster binding domain-containing protein, producing the protein MSKFHKLKVTNIRQETNDCVSVAFDVPAHLKSDYSFIQGQYLTLKLTVNNQEIRRSYSICSSPIAETELRVAVKKVKDGLASNYLNEKLKEGDEIEVMTPMGGFYTELNESNKKNYVLFAGGSGITPMLSIIKTVLVKEPNSTLMLVYGNRDEQSVIFKNELESIEKSNSARVRVVHVLEKPSGAYPELYTGILMPIKVRSILENHVGLNLDNEFFVCGPTPMMDNVKQVLKELKINDSRIHIEYFTASLQPTEKKAATTNSALISKVTVVYDGSETKFDLATGGKSILDAAIDNDVDAPFSCKGAVCCTCRAKIISGTAVMDNNYALTDDEVAEGFILTCQAHPTSAELIVDYDQ